The segment AGCGCCAGCCGGTAGTAGGCAAAACCCGCCAGCGAGTGCCCCGCAAGATACCGCAGAAAGTACTTCACCGTGACATAGCCGACGATCGCCGACACCACCAGGCCCACGGCCATCAACGTGTACGGCGCGCCCGCCATGCCGACGTCCGCCAGGGCGATGGTTTCCTTCACCGCCACCGCGAACACCGCCGGCAGGCTCATCAGGAACACGAAACGGGCCGCCGATTCGCGCCGCAGCCCCAGGAACAGGCTGACAATCAGCGTCGAACCCGAGCGCGACAGGCCCGGGGCCAGGGCGGCGGCCTGCGCCACGCCAATCGCCAGGGCCTCACCGAACCCGAGGGACCGCGCATCCCGGTCCTGGCGGCCGATGCGTTCCACCCACAGCAAGCCGATGCTGCCGATCACCAGGTTCACGGCCACTATCAACGGCGTCCGCACGCGCGCTTCGATCACATCACCCAACAGCCCGCCCACAATCACCACCGGTATCGTGCCCACGATGATCAGCCGGCCGAGCCGTTCCCATTCGCCGTCACGGCCGGTCAGCGCTCCCGGCGCGGCGGCGATCAATTGCGCCACGTCAGCCCGGAAGTAGGCCACCACCGCGAGCAGCGTCCCGACGTGACAGGCCGCATCGAACGGAATCCCGAACCGGCCGGGATCCCAGCCGAAAAACGCCCGCGCCAGGATCAGGTGACCCGAACTGGAGACCGGCAGGAACTCGGTGAGTCCCTGGACAACGCCCAGCAGCACGGCGGAAAACAGATCCACGAAGTGGTGCTACGAGGCCTTGCGCGTGCCCTGCGTGCGGCCCTTGGCCTGCTTGCCGCCCAGGATGATCGCAATCGCCGAGGCGATGAAAATGGTTGAATACGTGCCGCTGACGATGCCCACGAGCATGGTGAAGGCGAAGCCTTCGAGCACCTCGCCGCCGAACAGGAACAGGGAGAGCACCGCGAGGAACGTGGTGCCGGCCGTGATCAGCGTGCGGCCCAGGGTCTGGTTGACGCTCAGGTTGACGACGCTCTCGAGCGAATCGCGGCGCTTGCTCTTCAGGTTCTCGCGGACGCGGTCGAAGACGACAATCGTGTCGTTCACCGAATAACCGGTGATCGCCAGGATCGCCGCCACCACGTTGAGCGACAGGTCGTAGTTGAAGTAGAACAGGAACGCCAGCGTCACGAACACGTCGTGCAGCGTCGCCGCAATCGCGCCAATCGCAAACGCGAAGCGGAAGCGGAGCCCGATGTAGATGGTAATGCCGAGGATCGACGCCAGCGTGGCGTAGATGCCCTTGCGCTGCAGGTCGGCGCCGATCACGGGACCGACAATCTCCTGGCTGCGCACCTCGAACTTGCCGAGGTTGGCCTGGGTGATCGCGGCGACCACGGCCTTGGCGTTCTGCTCGAGCGCCGCGCCCTCTTCCGTGGTCAACTGCGGCAGGCGAACCAGGATCTCGTGATTCGCCTCATCGCCGTAACTCTGGATGACGTTCTCACCGGTCATCGTCGCGGCCAGCGCCGTGCGCACTTGATCCACCGACGTCGGCTGCTCGAACTTGACGACGACGATGGTGCCGCCCGAGAAGTCGATGCCGAGCGGCACCCCCTTGGTGACGGCATAGCCGGCTCCGGCCAGGACGACGATCGCCGACAGCGCGAGCGCATGCCAGCGCCACTTGATGAAATCGTAGGTAGCGTTATCGAAGATGGCCATATGACTAAATCGAAAGCTTCGCGACCTGGCGCCGTGACAGGCCCAGCTCGAACAGGGTTCGCGAAACGAAGTATGCCGTGAACACGTTGGAGAGGAGGCCGATGGTCAGCGTCATCGCAAAACCACGGATAGGACCGGTACCGAACTGGAACAGGAACGCCGCCGAAATCAGCGACGCCACGTGCGTGTCAAGAATGGTGAGCAGCACGCGATCGAAGCCCGCCGCCACCGCCTGCTTCACGCCCTTGCCGGCGCGGAGCTCTTCCTTGATGCGCTCGAAGATCAGGACGTTCGAGTCGACGCCCATGCCGATGGTGAGAATGAAGCCGGCAATGCCCGGCAGCGTCATCGTCGCGCCGACATACGCCATCAGGCCCAGCAGCAGGATCAGGTTGATGGCAATCGAGATCAACGCGTTGAAGCCCGCCAGCTTGTAATAGAACAGCATGAACAGCGTGACCAGCAGCAGGCCGCCCAGCGCCGCGGTGACGCCGGCGCGAATCGAATCGGCGCCGAGCGACGGACCGACCGTGCGCTCTTCGAGGTAAGTCAGCGATGCCGGCAGCGCGCCCGAGCGCAACACCAGCGACAGGTCCTGCGATTCCTGGTTCGTGAAGTTGCCGGTAATACGGCCTTCATCGTCGATGCGCGACTGAATCTGCGGCGCCGACACCACGCGGCCGTCCATCACGATGGCCAGCTGCTTGCCGATGTTGGCCTGCGTGAACATGCCGAACTTGCGCGCGCCTTCGTTGTTGAGCGAGAAGCTCACCGCCGGCCGGTTGTTCTCGTCGAGCGTCGGCCGCGCGTTGCGCAGGTCGCGGCCGGTCACCGCTGGCACACGGCGGACCGCGTAGTAGCCGGTGCTGGCCGGCTGGCCGGGAGCGCCCTCGATGGTGCCCGGCAGGACGTGGAGGTCGGGCGGCACGTTGCCCGAGTAGGCCGCGCGCGCGGAGGCCTCATCCGGGAACGGGCCCTGCTCCACCTGCTTGAGTTCCAGCAGGGCCGTGGAGCGGATGATTTCTTTCGCGCGATTCACGTCGGTGACGCCGGGCAGCTGCACCAGGATCTGGTCGGCCGCGCTGTGACGCGCCACGATCGGTTCGGCCACGCCCAACTCGTTGACGCGGCGCTCGATGGTCTGCAGCGCCTGGTTCACCGTGTCTTCGCGCAACTGGACGACGATGTTCGGCTTGAGCGTGAACGTGTAACCACCCGCGCCGGACGCGCGGTCGTAGTTCACTTCCACCTCGGTCAGCGCGGCACGGAACGCGCCGTCCTGCTCGGGCGTCACGCCGGTGACGGTGAACGACGTGGCGCCCGCCACCGCGACGCCGCCGACGGCGATGTTCGCGGTCTTGAGCTGCTCGGCGAGCCGATCCACGGTGGTCTGCGTCTCGAGCTTCAGCGCGTCGTCGGTCTGGACGCGCATCACGAGGTGGACGCCGCCCTTCAGGTCAAGTCCGAGCCTGACCTTCTGATCGAGCGGATAAAACGACCACACGGCCAGCGCCGTGACACCGAGGATGACGATGAGTTTCCAACGAAGGTTCTTCGACATGGCTTATGTATTCGGGGCTTCGACGATGGGGGCCTGGCCCTGGTATCCGACGATGGCGGCCTTGGAAACATCCACACGGACGTTGGGCGCGACCTGGAGTTGCACGACCTGGTCGCTGATCTTCGCGATCGAGCCGTAGAGGCCGCCGGTCGTCACCACCTTGTCGCCCGCTTTCAGGGCGTCCAGGAACTCCTGGACCTTTTTCTGCTTCTTTTTCATGGGAAGCAGGATGACGAAATAGAAGATCGCGAGTACGAGCGCGAAGGGAATGAGCTGAATGAGCGGGCTCACCTGTGAATCAGGCGACGCAGCCAGCGCGAACAGGGGTGCGATAAGGGGATCCGTCGTGGTCATGAAATCAACGCGCGGCGGGTAAAAGTCCGATGGAAACCTTGCCTGAAATCTTCGAACCTGCCGAACGCTATAGCCTCCCTAATCCGCCGCATGGTGTCAAGGTAAAAGCTGAGGTTATGCAACGTGTTAAGGGTGCCTCCGGTCATCTCCCCGGCCATGAAGAGATGCCGCAAATAGGCCCTGGAAAAGTTCCGGCAGGTGTAGCAGCCGCACGCCGGATCGACCGGCCCATCGTCCTCGGCAAACTGGGCATTCTTGATGTTGAGGGGCCCTTCGCTGGTGAAGAGTTGGCCATTCCGGGCATTGCGCGTGGGCATCACGCAGTCGAACATGTCGATGCCGCGGGCCACGGCCTCCACCAGATCGATGGGCGTGCCGACCCCCATTAAATAGCGTGGCTGATCCACCGGCAGGAGCGGCGCGGTGGCCTCCACTATTTGGTACATGGTCTCGTTGGGTTCACCGACACTCACGCCGCCGATGGCGTAGCCTTCAAACCCAATAGATACAGTCAGTTGCGCGCTCTTGGCGCGCAACTCCGGAAACGTCCCGCCCTGGACAATCCCGAACTGCGCCTGGGAAAAGGGGCCGGGGATTTTTTCTGTCGCCGAGGCGGGAAAAACCCTGCCGGCGGCTTTTAGCTCCAGAAACCGGTCACGGCAGCGCCGAGCCCAGCGGGCGGTCAGCTGGAGAGAGCTGTCGATAATTTCCACCGTCGAAGGCAGCGCCGGGCACTCGTCGAGCACCATGGCGATGTCGGAGCCGAGGTTGGCCTGGATCTCGACGGCCTTCTCGGGGGTCAGCAGGTGCGCGCTGCCGTCGTGGTGCGACCGAAAATGCACCCCTTGCTCCTCGACCTTTCGGCGATCCGAAAGGCTGAAGACCTGGTAGCCGCCACTGTCGGTCAGCATGGGGCGCGACCAGCCGATGAACTTATGGAGCCCTCCGCGGCGGGCGATCAGCTCATCCCCAGGGCGCAGGTAGAGGTGATAGGTGTTGCCGAGGATGATCT is part of the Vicinamibacterales bacterium genome and harbors:
- the secF gene encoding protein translocase subunit SecF; the protein is MAIFDNATYDFIKWRWHALALSAIVVLAGAGYAVTKGVPLGIDFSGGTIVVVKFEQPTSVDQVRTALAATMTGENVIQSYGDEANHEILVRLPQLTTEEGAALEQNAKAVVAAITQANLGKFEVRSQEIVGPVIGADLQRKGIYATLASILGITIYIGLRFRFAFAIGAIAATLHDVFVTLAFLFYFNYDLSLNVVAAILAITGYSVNDTIVVFDRVRENLKSKRRDSLESVVNLSVNQTLGRTLITAGTTFLAVLSLFLFGGEVLEGFAFTMLVGIVSGTYSTIFIASAIAIILGGKQAKGRTQGTRKAS
- the secD gene encoding protein translocase subunit SecD; translation: MSKNLRWKLIVILGVTALAVWSFYPLDQKVRLGLDLKGGVHLVMRVQTDDALKLETQTTVDRLAEQLKTANIAVGGVAVAGATSFTVTGVTPEQDGAFRAALTEVEVNYDRASGAGGYTFTLKPNIVVQLREDTVNQALQTIERRVNELGVAEPIVARHSAADQILVQLPGVTDVNRAKEIIRSTALLELKQVEQGPFPDEASARAAYSGNVPPDLHVLPGTIEGAPGQPASTGYYAVRRVPAVTGRDLRNARPTLDENNRPAVSFSLNNEGARKFGMFTQANIGKQLAIVMDGRVVSAPQIQSRIDDEGRITGNFTNQESQDLSLVLRSGALPASLTYLEERTVGPSLGADSIRAGVTAALGGLLLVTLFMLFYYKLAGFNALISIAINLILLLGLMAYVGATMTLPGIAGFILTIGMGVDSNVLIFERIKEELRAGKGVKQAVAAGFDRVLLTILDTHVASLISAAFLFQFGTGPIRGFAMTLTIGLLSNVFTAYFVSRTLFELGLSRRQVAKLSI
- the tgt gene encoding tRNA guanosine(34) transglycosylase Tgt, whose amino-acid sequence is MFTLTHTDGAARRGHVTTAHGVIQTPAFMPVGTQGAVKALTAQHLEDVGAEIILGNTYHLYLRPGDELIARRGGLHKFIGWSRPMLTDSGGYQVFSLSDRRKVEEQGVHFRSHHDGSAHLLTPEKAVEIQANLGSDIAMVLDECPALPSTVEIIDSSLQLTARWARRCRDRFLELKAAGRVFPASATEKIPGPFSQAQFGIVQGGTFPELRAKSAQLTVSIGFEGYAIGGVSVGEPNETMYQIVEATAPLLPVDQPRYLMGVGTPIDLVEAVARGIDMFDCVMPTRNARNGQLFTSEGPLNIKNAQFAEDDGPVDPACGCYTCRNFSRAYLRHLFMAGEMTGGTLNTLHNLSFYLDTMRRIREAIAFGRFEDFRQGFHRTFTRRALIS
- the yajC gene encoding preprotein translocase subunit YajC gives rise to the protein MSPLIQLIPFALVLAIFYFVILLPMKKKQKKVQEFLDALKAGDKVVTTGGLYGSIAKISDQVVQLQVAPNVRVDVSKAAIVGYQGQAPIVEAPNT
- a CDS encoding undecaprenyl-diphosphate phosphatase, producing MDLFSAVLLGVVQGLTEFLPVSSSGHLILARAFFGWDPGRFGIPFDAACHVGTLLAVVAYFRADVAQLIAAAPGALTGRDGEWERLGRLIIVGTIPVVIVGGLLGDVIEARVRTPLIVAVNLVIGSIGLLWVERIGRQDRDARSLGFGEALAIGVAQAAALAPGLSRSGSTLIVSLFLGLRRESAARFVFLMSLPAVFAVAVKETIALADVGMAGAPYTLMAVGLVVSAIVGYVTVKYFLRYLAGHSLAGFAYYRLALAAVTFAWLWSRAA